From the Cloeon dipterum chromosome 4, ieCloDipt1.1, whole genome shotgun sequence genome, the window ttttttgtttcatttatgcGAAATTTGAAGGACTGAAAAGGGCTGcatgttttaaatattcatggtACGTGTGCTACttcaaaaaccaaaacaaaaaaaccgCCTGGTCctatattaaacaaatatcCTGACTTGTGCACTTTTTTGGCCTATGTAAGTTGGTcgtatgaaaataaaattgattcagcCTTAGGGATTCATATGCCTGTGCAACTTCTCGTATCTCAAATCTGATTGTCAGCGACCCTTCCGCAGCGGCCTTGTAGCAAAATTTGCGGTGGCCTAAAGACCAGAAACTTTCGACATGTGCGGTTGCGACCGGACACCACAAACTCATCCCACCTGCGACCATGAGGATTCCCGACCATCCGGACTGTGCACTGCCAACCAACAAACTGTCACAAAATGTAAACTTTTGATCATATATAAACAACTGCactacataattaatttaactgaaatagttataattggaaaatttccaaaacaattAATGTAACTGATCtatgatatttaatatttttaaaagaatttattacACAAACTAAAAACACTTTTGTGCATAGATTCCTCTTCTACCAAATATTGAGCGGATGATAACATTACTTGTTGTTTCCGCAAAAATCCGTGCTGCACACCACGGCTTTTGATGTTTACTTCCTGAGCCAATATTTCGATGCTGGCCGTTTTCAGTTCGTGTAATGGCTTCgaaacaaaatgataaaattatacGTTTGGCTCATGACGGTAAGAGTTACTATAGGAATTGCtacttttcgatttttaatagaTAAACAGTTTCACGCTTTCTACGCATACAGCCTAAAGGATGAATCGATTTTGGCAACATCGCAAACCAGaagtacaaataattattgagcctattaatttattacattttttgctccaaaagaaaatttaattcggcACTGTATTTATGATTGTCTTGGTCTTGCCAACAAAGCGACTAACAATAAGTCGTGCAAATATAATTCAAGAACTGGCATAGCTCGTAAGTTGAgagagcaaatttttataaattaattcaattaaaattttggacttTCCCTTTAAAGCATCTAGCAAGAATTGCACATCAGAGTTCAAACCTTTAATAAAGAACAAAGTACTCACGTGCAATGCCTTTGATGGATTATTATTAAATCCGCAAGCTGCTTTGTGCGATTATGTTTTCTTTGGCGCGCCGATCCTTTTCAATAAAGCCACCAGTGACGTGACAGTAATCGAGAAAAGCGTACCTGGtaacaaaattgtgtttagaattaaaaatacattttcctaGCAGATTTTCAGATTTACAGGCTAATATTGACAGAGCAAAAGCAATGGGCATTTCTTGTGCGATGGGATTTGGCGAGTACATGAGCAGTACCGGCATTGTTGGCGATACTTTGGACAAAATTTCGCAAAATGCAAACTTGACGAAAAAATTTGTGAGTCAGTTGAGAGGTATTGTGGACAGATTCAAATTGGATGGCATGATGATAATGTGGATGCTACCCTCTTGTCCGGCTGTAAAAGATTTTCCGTTTGGAGacaaggaataatttttttatcacaggGTGTCTGTGGGATGCAGAGtgcaaaagacaaaaataatgcaagaGGGAAGCTCGTCGCCTTTTTCAATGAACTGAACAACAGTATGGAGGGGAAAAAGGTCTTTATCTACCTCATGTTGCACATGCCATCAGCGTACAGTTATTTGGGTAAAGTTCaagctgattttaattttattattaatttaaaattcatctacAAGGCAACTACTtcagtgaaataattaaatgggTAGATTATATCATTATTGAAACTCACGAATTACGGGAACCTAACGGATTTACACATTCCCCACGGAAACTGGTAAGTATTAAGCTCTTGTTattgaactatttttttgtataaaataatttacagatCGAGTGGATAAATGGTTTTGCACAGTTTGTGAACAATGATTATCAAGTTCTGAGAAGATTAATTTTCACCCTTGCGAGTTCCTCTGCTTCGTACAACGTAAAGGATCCAAAAAAGGAGATCTCAAAATCGAATGGCAGGGCTTCTATTACATATGACGAGGTAAATTAAACGCAGTGAACGAATGAGTCGTCTTAACAATATTTGTAGATCTGtcagaaatataaaaacaacaaaaattgggTTGTGGAGTATGACTCGACTGCAATGCAGTACGTTGGATACGACGGAAAAACTTGGGTTTCGTTTGATGAGTACACTAGCATCCAGACAAAAGTAATATTGTGATTTACGAATATCATTGATTAATTGCGAACTTCATCAGGTTGATTACCTTTTCGACATTGGAGGAGCAGGATTACATGCATACGTTAATTATGGTGATTATAATACTAATTGTGGCTGTGAAAAGTTGCATTATTTGAGGGTGCTGTCAGAAATGTTGAAGGGCGGTGAATGCTcgattaatttatgcaaatggtattaaaaagaaataaaataaatctgcatCTATTCAGAAACTAAAAGGGTATAAATTAATGTAGTATGTATTACACAAAAAAATCCTCCGTTTTACAAAGGACATTTGTTAAATTCGAGCAAAATGACAGGCAATAAATCAATTCATCGTGCACATTTTATACTAGAAATGTGAAATGTATCTTTCATCACTACCGCAGTAGACAATGTGGCCGGATATTGGTTAAACTTGGCGCAAGTTGGTTACCGCAGGCGCGAATTCAAAGGGAGCGAGGGTGACAAGAAGGGAAGACAAGAAGTGTAGCCCGTCGTGAATGAAAGCCACCCTGGCTGCGTGTCATCAAACGCACCCCGACGATCCACGAGGGTGCTCAATCTGCGACTGGTGCACCGAGGGTCGGTCGTTCGGTCTCGGCTCTGATGCTCTCGACAGCGGCAAGGGGCCGACGCTTTTGTGCAGCGGCCAACAATGGGCGCATAACTCTCGAACTTTGgcctctcggcggcggcgggggaAGGTGAGCAAAGTGGGCCAGCCGCGCAGCGCATACTTTAGCAAGTGCCCCGATATTAAGAGAGTGCGTGCGGTCTTTGTTGCCGAGAAACAAAAGCGTGCAGGAAGAACTAGTCGACACGCTGATTAGCGAGAGTGATGCCGGCAATTTAGCTGATTGCCCCAATTCTGCAGCGTTGGCTAAAATTCCTGCTGATTTTTTCAGGGTTATTTGCATAATAGTACTACCGTATGATTTTTTCCACGGCTGGATATTCGGCGAAAAAACAGCAAGcaagtgcaataaattttttagagcGGAGGAGCCCTGTaaaattctacaaaaaatatttacctttgCCACAATGCTTTGATAATtggaaaaaagataaattttccgcGGGTGCCGTTTAAATTCCTGAGAAAATCGGTTCCAAAGTTTCCATACTAACCAAGCGCCTATGGAAACTCATGATTTATATTTCGCCAGAAAGGAAgtttagctcataattcgcatGTCAATGGAAAGATTGCAACGTTTTCGGCaacttttcataaaaaagcaaaaaaaagcTAGAAAGGTCCATTTTTCCTAAACTAAAcgttagaaaatattttaattttcatcaataaaATGTCCTGAAAAgttctaattgtaagaggctagaggatattttaaaaaaggtcaaaaatttattttttagtgaaaattatGACATGAAAATTCATAATCTAAGTTTTAAACTACTCTAATAACTATAAGTGTATAatatagtaaataaaaaagtcaagtGGCATAAATGTTGGCAGTTAAATTACTAAAAGAATGTAATCAAGTTATAAAACAAAGTATCagcttttgtaaataaatttgataagtATAAACGTCACTGACACTGTTATCAAATTATGCCTAAATAAAGATAATGCATTTTCCCTTCTGACTGCGGTGTAAAGTGAGACAAAAatgggtattttttaatattagttttatAGGGGTGAGCAAGaaactctaaattttaaaatcaaagcaaaacaaaatttccaatggTGAAAAAGGGGGATTTCAGATTTCAATTACTCCACAAAGCGTCACAAAAAGTCCGGCTACTCTCGGAAAACCTGTGGACAGTGTTTTAGCCAATTGTCCACTGGTGGATTTTTGAGTTTGATTAACATTTCAGGCAAAGTGATTTATGCAGGGGCTTGTATTTCTCCTAAGGTTTATAATCCGAGGGGGCACACGCATCCGCAATCGAGCAGAGCCAGACGTCCCGGTGGGCAGCCACACGCGCACACCTATATCTGGGCAAAACGCCGAATTTGGTATGCTCCATTAAACTTTGGCGTGTGGCACACTTGAGACCGTCGGTTTCGCAAAGCTTTTAAGGGGTGCAACCCCCGAAACTTGATTCTCAGCTCAGCAGAATCCATCCCGCCGTCGAAAACGACCTTGTTTACTGATGGCGTTGCGAAAGCGGCTCTCAGCACGTGGCCTATTTCCGCAGAATTCAGCTTCTGGCGCTATGGCAGGTGCGACTCTCGACGCAGTCCGAATTTCCTCtccttttattttgctgttgcGGAAAGTATGAGAGCCGAAAGATGCCTGTTGGCTCATCTTCACGCAAGCGAAATTGCGAAACGGTTTTTGTCTTGCGGGCGAAAAAGTAGTTTGGCACTTGGCAGCAGATGCGCGTTTTCGCGTTTATAGCGCTTGGCGAGCGCCGGAAATGCTTTTTAAGTCAAGACTTCTGAAGATAACTGGATTTAAGCTGCTAGATCGAAGAGCGTTTCACACCTTTTTATTCACTGCATGctcaaaatgataaataagaataaaaaagagaaaggaACACAGACCGGCTTAGCAGCGAGTTCTGTCGAGTGGCTTTGCGCCTTTTATTAAACTCAGTCAACCTTTCTTTTGCTCGTCTCGCTCTCTCAACTCCAGCCAGATGAAACACACATGACGGCAGCCAAAGACTCGCTGGACCTTTGTGCTCGGCTTCCCTTGTTAGCTTTTACCCGATATATTCACCCCAGCAGGCCccttctgcaattttttctctgtcGTCGTCAATGGCTGGGAAAAGAGAGCGAAGAGCAGCAGGGAACGAGTCTTctgcacaaattattttatgcagtAATTTTGGGGTGGCATACTTTGTCTGAAAAGAATTTGTTCGAAATAAATGCTTcgaaatttgtgcaaaatgtTGGAAAATGACTGGAATTTTTCCGACAGTAATTAATCCAAAgacaaaaatggaattcatccgaaaatgtattttgtgtGTAATGGActtgatttttgattaattatgtaattgaCGTAAATTTTCCAGTCATTTGTCCAGAATTTCGAATTGTTGtcgaaaataatcaaaaattaaattttcttttcactatttttataaaagaatcAACAACTATGTATGAAAATTGTTAAGAAAAGTGTGCAGAACTTTCGAAATTGGCTTCGGAACCGTATAAAATTACCAACCCACGATTTGCAGAGATTCAACGGAATTAATTGaagtcattaaatttaataatgatgcAATTACGGGCCCAATCACAAAGGACAAATTTCAGCCTTGGCAAGAAACTCGTTTACTCGAAAATCAGCATCAAAGAGACTTGCGTACCGGAATAACAAGgtacaaataataacaaaacagGCCTGCCTGCTCACCCGATTAAGCTTGAATTGTTTAGTCAAAGCAAATGAGGCATCCAATGGAGCCTCTAATTGAACTGCGCGAGTTTAGGGGGCTGCGAGAGGACGAAAATGCTGTTTACACGCCGCACGACTCTTGACATTATTAATCACCGTAGGAGGCGCCAATCGAAACCGCAATCATGTCGAATAGGTATATCCGCAATTGTTCTGCGCGTATATGCCGGAAATTCAGTCTGCACTCTGCGCTGTTGGAGCATTGAAATGGATGTTTGCTTAGGATGTTGGATTAGTTGTGTGCGCGAAGCCGGCTGCTCATGCAAATGGGCATTTGGGTCAATGCGCCAGCCGCGCCGCTATTATTAAACATCCAGAAAGTCAGCTAACAAAGTGGAAAATGAACCTAGCCGTTGCAGATGCTGTGAATTGTCTCCCTCTAGACGCACCATggcaattaattatgaaattaattgcgcTAAGAGCATTGCTATAAGCCGCTGCAATACTCTCCAGATTAATCCTAGAGACCTCGATCTGTATATGCCACTTATTGATGTAGGCAGCAAGAGgatacatattaaattataagcaGAGTGTCTTTCTTAATTAGTATTTAGTAAAAGGTATGGTATTTTTGTCTTGTTCCAGGAATTTATTGAGTAAATTGGTAAGAATTTACAGGTGCATACAGTCTCTCAAAAACTAATCAAAAACCATACAAAAAATTAGTCAACAATATTCTCCAGAAAATTGAACGATTTAGAGAGAATTTTaggttattattttaaagttaatatcacttttagtgtAGAATCTTAAAACGGCATTGATCGGATCGTGCTCATTAGAtgccaaattgaaaatcggACGCAGACATAACAAATATTCATCTTCGtctttaaaatccaaaattataaatttaattgagaagtttttgaataatatgaaTGTTAAACGACAATCtattgacccaaaattttttgaaacccctGCTATGTGTAATTTGGATTGGACTAATACAAATTGTAAAGACAGGGCTATGTTAActagatattcttttcatggctatcatttcctcgtctgttcacataaatgttttcatctcgaagtcaccgctaattgtaaatgtatttattgtgattctttgctttctagtatgtaccatttactagactgtgtcaaaaaacctttaactttATCACAAGCATtccgttataataaataaatttgtaattggctttagttgtacaccgatggtgtccaataaaatgaataaatgaataataataataataaatttaatttttaatacgaaTTTGAATGCATCCCTAAAAATGAACTGAAGTGATGattttctttagaaaaatatttgtttgtgaatttgaatttcatccaACATCCGGTGCAAAATGAGCTCTTCCACTGAAGCGTGAAATTCATTTGGGTGCAGTGTCAATAAATTTGTGCTGTACCGTGTTTGCCGTGCAAGCGTTCTGCCTTTGTATCAACACGAAATTAATATACTAGCACGGTGGACATGTTGATTATGATTACAAAATCCAGTGTTGCCAGGGTTCAACGCATCGCAAACTTCAATCATAGGCATCACATGAGTAATAAATGGGGCGCATGAATCGGGCTGAGGTCAGCCTGGATTCCTATTTTGGATCCGATCTCTCAATATGCAAATGTAATTGGCCCAGCAGACAATGCGTGCGATAGTCCCGCCGTATGTACATCTCAATTAGCAGACACTGCCGGCGGGGCCGAAGCGCTGGAGCAAACATCGAGCCAGTGGGAGCAATCTAAACTGCATAAGTAATTTGCATGCTAGCGTTTGGTGCCTGGCTATGCAAAATTAACGCTAACCACATTTTTGCAGAACATTCCCGTTGAAATTGtcgaataaattttgataaatattcaatcaTTAAATGTGCTTTGTGCCCGGAGACAGAAATATGCCAATTTTCAGCTAATTTAGtctgtaattaaattaggcaAGTACAGATAATATTAGTGGACGTTATATGTGCATATTTCGCAACATAATAATCTCGCTtgtttttaatagattttaatatctttatttGAAAGAGGAGCCAAACATAATTCATTAGTTACGATTTCTAAACGCCAGAGATGGTAAAAGGGGGGCTAGTTGTGTGACTCAAAATGcccaaatagctcaacgggctgggactcgccacttgctggttttcgcacctctCCAGTggcttttcaataaaagaacTCGTTGCGTAGAGGAGAAAGcgtggccacattgggcccaagctcctctgcggccactcgagCATAATTTGATCCACTTGTGACGGTGTTTTTGAAACCCGGTGAGCACAttgcccacgggatgtgctgagcatagattaaaaaaaaaaccttgGGAAATGCTCActttcctgtaattttttaaaaaaataaatacacttaCTCTGCGAGGAGAGTTGTGCTGCATCCAGATATCCACGATAATTATGCAGCAACTTTGTCTCTGCGAGCTTGAAACCCTCTCTAAAGTCTTGCTCATTCTGCGCCATCAAAGCAGTCCGGTCCACTCGCTTTGAGGAGTTTGGCTTGGCCGGCGAGCTGATAGCCGCGGGCTGCTCGTTTCCTTTGCTTTCCCTCTGCATAGACGGCCAACTTTGCTAATAACCGCTCGATGCGTGTCACCCGTTAGCACACACCTTGTTTGCTCACGCACAATaaacagaattaatttgtgtgtgcgtgcgccATTTGATTACCTGTGCGCTCTTACCTTAATGACAAACAGTGTCAGTGAACCAAATTGCAAGTTTAGAagaaaatatagcaaaaaatatttgtgaagaTCGAATGtataaggaaatttttaattattgagtaGAACTTAAATGGGAATGCGATAAACAAAGAATTAGTTCACAAAATTTGCCAACTAGGAGAGTCTTAAGTTATAGtacctatttaaaaataaattgttatgaatacatttcccttttttcctaAACATTAGTTAgttttaaaggttttaaattaaaaaaaaagaaaaaaaagaaaaatttaatatttatcttcattttaaatacaaataattaaaaaataagcaagcGTAGGCATTGTGCACAACACGCCAGttgcacaggttgcatacagttttaaattttaggtgcCACGCGGGAGCCGTAATGGAGacgaaagagaaagaaaagcagcagctgccGTCGACCGCCACCCGAGTTATTTTTTACCAGACGTGTTTTTGCGTGAATCGCTGACGGCCGTTTGTAGGAAGCGCAGCatcgcaattattttttacgcgCCAACGAGGCGTTCGCGCTCTCTTTCCCTTTCGAATAAagtcgtgtgtgtgtatgtgttcgTAGATATTGTTTGCCGGCGCTGGTGTGGCCTGCAGCGCAGATAGCACGGTGTGCCgagcatttttaatgatttccaCGGCCCGAGTGGCGATACAAAAGAGACAAATGCCCGCTGGACCGTGCATTTGAGCCTCGGAAaacaacgaaaataaaaaatcacttggAATACCGAAGGGCTATTTCCAATCTCGTTTGTTTCATTCcaattattaaatatgttGTGCGTTAAAAATATCGGAGTGGAAGAATTTGACGGCAAATGCGTTCAATACATCATCTCCGAGATGAATATATCACCCTGGTACAAACAGCGCCGTGTTTGGCATGAAATGCGTATGTACGTGGGCCAAATGTGCAGCAATAAATCtccatttgataaaaattaccaCGCTGCTCCTTGTAAATATGTCAATCATCAGAAGAGAAGCACGTATTGCGCTCCGACGAGGAAATATGAGGCGGCACAAGCATAAAATGTATCTATCTGCAGAAATATCGCCGCTCTGTATCGCGGCAATTTGTTTAACTCGAGTTTGATTTATGATTTGTTGTGCTCGGCTCGTCGCaacctgcaaatttaatttgtagccGAACCGAAAATGCGTGCCTCTGTGTGAGGGGAAAATCGAAATATATATTTCGGCCCGGAATCAAACGCCAACCTTTCCGTGTATAATTAATGACCAAGACGCTCCGATACGCTAGCTCTGGGGAACGATAAACGGAAGCTTTGTCGAACGAGCTGCCATTCGCGCACATCATGACGAACAAGAGCATGTCGATAACACCACTCGCcgacaattaattaacatgcCGCTACTATTGATCAAGCGGAAAAgccacacagacacacacaaaCGCAGCAAGAATTGATTACCGGCGGCGTGACAATAGACGCACATCTCCTCTCGGCCGACCCTTGTCTTTCAGAGCAGCAAAACAATCAGTCAGAGGCAAAACTCACACTCCAACAAATAATGAGAAACTGCGTGGTccgaatataaatataaagcaATAACGTTCTCACCCTAATCCCTTTGGCAAGAGAAATCGAGGATTGTGTCTGGagaattttttgattaaaacgaGGAGAGGAGAGTTCAAACTGATCTTCAACCAGTCTAAAgagaatttaatcaaacctACTTTCAAAAAGttgttttgaatgaaaagaGGTGCaaattgtgttaaaaaaactcgtctaatttaatttgtcattttccCGTCGAACACCCACTTAAAATTACTACTATACACTTTACAGTTGTTAGTTTTCATATAaaagagtttaattttacttattcaAGATTAAGCAATCAAATTCCAATAATGCCGGAGCTATTCATTAAGTCCAATTAACAAACACTCCAAAGTTATTCGGGTTACTCACCTAAAAGTCTTGTCAGATACCAAAGCCGCTGCTGAAATAGAACAAACTCTCGTTCAAGAAGATATGAGCGAGCATACAAAGAAGTTTCTGACAGCGTGCTTGAAAATCAGCGCCGCCGCTTTGCGTAATTGTGCATCACGAGTGAGTGACTGGATGGATCCAAGTTCATCTCACCCTCAGGGCCCGCGGctcagatttaattaaaccgtAGAAATTCGAGAGCAGTCTGCAGCAGTGATTAATCAGGATCTGATTAATTGCCGCAGCTGAATTTGAGGCGCAACTCTTAATTCCAGCCGGGAAATGATGATTTCTGTctgtgaaaggaaaaaaatctccACCGAAATCATCCAACAAAATTGAGGAGCGAAATCTCGTTTCTTTGTGGCAGTAATATGgcttcagattttgataaaactgGTTCAGGATTTACATGTAGTATGtgcatcttaatttttttggggggTATTTCCACAAGAGAAATCTGGAGAAACAGGCCATTTGGCGTGCACAAAAATGAGAACATCTTCAGTTCTAACCATGTTAGAACATTATGTGCCAAAAGTTGtgcaaatagcaaaaaataccTACACACAAAGCTAATCAGCCGGAAATTTCCGCAATGCTACGAAAAGTCTCTAATTGCCAGTGACACAAGGAAACGGTGGAGTTTAACAGTTGTTGAAGCTACTAATAGAGAACCAAGAGCGTCGAACAAGTTAGTTTTATTAACCATGCACTCTCTCGAGTTTGGAGTGGCGGTGAAAACAAGACTAGTCATGCCGCCTAGTTCTTGAAAGTTGTTTGACGCAAGTGCGGGTAAATTTCGACCGGGCAAATATTATCTGAAGAGTCGGCAATGGAAACCCATCAGCGCGTGTGTCTGATGGGAAATCGAAGGGATGATAAAGGGGTATTTTCGGTGGGTGGTGGAATTCGTTCGAGCGCGCGGTGaccaatgttttttttaaccgTTGAAACACACCAAAACTTTCCTGTGCACTCTGCAAAAACAAGTgcgaatggaaaaataaaaataaacctttcGTAGAGCCGCGGGCTAATTTCACAGGTTGGTTTAGCTTAAAACGCTTGAGCTGTCTGTTCGCTCGCGGATTTTCCGTTTTTCCCGTTTCTCGCAAACAAGCCCGTGTTTCCTCTGCAGCGGAACACAACTTAAGACGATGAAGTGTGAGAGATGGATTATGTTTGTTTGGTAATGGAAAGCTTTTTCTCTGGGTTACAGTTTTAAAGTGGAGACGTActgaaaaaatggtttttaccTTTACCTTAAAtattctctgaaaattggcaaagctgtttaaatttgcgGAAAAACCGGCTCCAAATCAGGCGGCGAGTTAGAGAGGAAATTTAGACCAtaatttgcacaccgttgaATAGATCCTACTGAATAGAGGAATTCAACCCGAAAAACCCATGGACAAACTATAGAATTTTCCgagaaatttagcaaattctGATATCGTACAGTGACTCAgtcctaatttaattattatgcacATTTTTCGAGGTTTTTATGGTTGGACCTTGTTGGTCAGTGCCCTTTTGCAGTGCAGAGGGTacttctaaaaaattattgttttttatatagaaaataatgttcaaatatttatttgacataTAAAAAggtacattttattaaaataatcatttcctTCATTCACTCTTCCTTGTCGTTGGCTGGTCCCTGTAGTCACCTTGAAGAACGAGGAGCAGTCGattcaaacaaacaattttatcaacttctaaatttaagtcaacaattaaaattctttgttgCTGCCCCGCCCTGAAGTGAACTATTAACGGCAagttcaacaaaataattgttcgcTTGATTgtcagaaaacaaaaaattgtttgtttcaaaatattgttaaaaatgtgcaACAATTCAATCCattgttaaaacaaaaatgacgGTGGTTTTTTTTGTCCACTTAGGCAAAATTTACATCGCTTCCCATATTTCCATTGCAGATTCTTTGAGTTATATTTGATGGCGATTGTTTGGGAAAAAGTATCAACTTTGGCTTTAACTGGATTTTTGAGTATGGCTGGAGCATGGATTATACCGTTTatacattggcaacaaggatttttttttaggattttgcggtatcaatcctctttaaacagCTTCAAAGAGACGGAAAAAGCACAATGATTGCTTAACAAacgctaaaatttttatctcttcctCAGGTCGAGACTGTTCTTATTATAATCCTCTCGAAATTCATCATTCCTGCTGAcgaaaaacaacttttattcGAGAAACCCCATTCCCCGATTACACAAATCCAAGTTCTTTGCGGCCAAGGCTCTCCATTTGGTGGAAAgagatttatgcaaatttcataACGCGAGGAGCGGCAAGCAGAGAGGGCCTGGATTTTGTGCTACATTGTTCCGAAACCGCCTCTCTTTTTAACAAGGCAAGCCCTCTCAGATTTGCAGCTCGAGAAAGAAGTGGTCTTACGGAGCCGAGTACATAAATATTTCGCAAACTCTTCTGACAGAATTCCAGGTCACCAGTTTCACATGATGTA encodes:
- the LOC135942425 gene encoding probable chitinase 10, whose amino-acid sequence is MIKLYVWLMTFHAFYAYSLKDESILATSQTRKNLIRHCIYDCLGLANKATNNKSCKYNSRTGIAPSSKNCTSEFKPLIKNKVLTCNAFDGLLLNPQAALCDYVFFGAPILFNKATSDVTVIEKSVPDLQANIDRAKAMGISCAMGFGEYMSSTGIVGDTLDKISQNANLTKKFVSQLRGIVDRFKLDGMMIMWMLPSCPAGVCGMQSAKDKNNARGKLVAFFNELNNSMEGKKVFIYLMLHMPSAYSYLGNYFSEIIKWVDYIIIETHELREPNGFTHSPRKLIEWINGFAQFVNNDYQVLRRLIFTLASSSASYNVKDPKKEISKSNGRASITYDEICQKYKNNKNWVVEYDSTAMQYVGYDGKTWVSFDEYTSIQTKVDYLFDIGGAGLHAYVNYGDYNTNCGCEKLHYLRVLSEMLKGGECSINLCKWY